The following are encoded together in the Chiloscyllium plagiosum isolate BGI_BamShark_2017 chromosome 1, ASM401019v2, whole genome shotgun sequence genome:
- the LOC122554415 gene encoding endothelin-1 receptor-like codes for MNVLSGRLLSHRTQNVFFQFYMNVKDWWMFGFYFCMPLVCTAFFYARMTSEMLSKRNKSLRIALSEHLKRRREVAKTVLFLVVLFALCWFPLHLSKLLKKTHYNENRSNKCDFLNFILVLDFIGLNLAILNSCINPIALYFVSKKFKNCFQSCLCCCCQSQALMNVMPMNDTSKHVSLHWKNQESNNPGDRSSRKDSMN; via the exons ATGAACGTCTTGTCTGGCCGGCTTCTGTCTCACAGGAcacaaaatgttttctttcagttctacatgaatgtgAAGGATTGGTGGATGTTTGGGTTTTATTTCTGCATGCCCCTTGTCTGCACTGCTTTCTTCTATGCACGAATGACCAGTGAGATGTTAAGCAAGAGGAACAAGAGTTTGAGGATTGCCTTGAGTGAGCACTTGAAACGG CGCAGAGAGGTAGCCAAAACTGTTTTGTTTCTAGTTGTGCTTTTTGCTCTGTGTTGGTTCCCTCTCCACCTTAGCAAGCTTTTAAAGAAAACTCATTACAATGAAAATCGCTCCAACAAATGCGATTTCCTGAA TTTCATACTTGTCTTGGATTTTATTGGCCTCAATCTAGCAATTCTGAACTCCTGTATCAATCCCATCGCTCTGTACTTTGTGagcaagaaatttaaaaattgctTCCAG TCCTGTTTGTGCTGCTGTTGCCAGAGCCAGGCTCTCATGAATGTGATGCCGATGAATGACACCTCCAAACATGTAAGTTTGCACTGGAAAAACCAGGAATCCAATAACCCAGGTGATCGTAGCAGCCGAAAGGACAGTATGAACTGA